From Corvus cornix cornix isolate S_Up_H32 chromosome 6, ASM73873v5, whole genome shotgun sequence, one genomic window encodes:
- the MARCHF5 gene encoding E3 ubiquitin-protein ligase MARCHF5, with protein sequence MAEQTGLALPQTMDRSCWVCFATDEDDRTAEWVRPCRCRGSTKWVHQTCLQRWVDEKQRGNSTARVACPQCNAEYLIVFPKLGPVVYVLDLADRLISKACPFAAAGIMVGSIYWTAVTYGAVTVMQVVGHKEGLDVMERADPLFLLIGLPTIPVMLILGKMIRWEDYVLRLWRKYSNKLQILNSIFPGIGCPVPRIPAEANPLADHVSATRILCGALVFPTIATIVGKLMFSSVNSNLQRTILGGIAFVAIKGAFKVYFKQQQYLRQAHRKILNYPEQEGA encoded by the exons aagctgctgggtttgttttgctaCCGATGAGGATGATCGGACAGCAGAGTGGGTGAGACCCTGTAGGTGCAGGGGCTCTACCAAATGGGTGCATCAGACTTGTCTGCAGCGCTGGGTGgatgaaaagcaaagaggaaacaGTACTGCTAGAGTTGCTTGTCCTCAGTGCAATGCAGAATATTTAATAGTATTTCCAAAGCTAG GTCCAGTTGTTTACGTTTTGGATCTTGCAGATCGCCTGATCTCAAAGGCATGTCcctttgctgcagctgggatAATGGTGGGCTCTATATACTGGACAGCCGTTACGTACGGAGCTGTGACGGTCATGCAG GTTGTGGGTCACAAAGAAGGTCTTGATGTGATGGAGAGAGCTGATCCTTTATTCCTTTTGATTGGCCTTCCCACTATCCCAGTCATGTTAATATTGGGCAAGATGATCCGTTGGGAGGACTATGTGCTCAGGCTGTGGCGCAAATACTCTAATAAGCTACAAATTTTGAACAGCATATTTCCAG GCATTGGATGTCCTGTTCCTCGTATCCCGGCAGAGGCCAACCCTTTGGCAGATCACGTCTCTGCCACACGTATTCTGTGTGGAGCTCTAGTTTTCCCTACTATTGCCACAATAGTTGGCAAGCTTATGTTCAGCAGTGTTAACTCAAATCTACAAAGGACAATCTTG ggTGGAATTGCTTTTGTTGCTATAAAAGGAGCTTTTAAGGTTTACTTCaagcagcagcaatatttgCGCCAAGCTCACcgcaaaattttaaattatcctGAGCAAGAAGGAGCGTAA